The following proteins come from a genomic window of Streptococcus oralis:
- a CDS encoding LysR family transcriptional regulator, translating into MNIQQLRYVVAIANSGTFREAAEKMYVSQPSLSISVRDLEKELGFKIFRRTSSGTFLTRRGMEFYEKAQELVKGFDVFQNQYANPEEEKDEFSIASQHYDFLPPTITAFSERYPDYKNFRIFESTTVQILDEVAQGHSEIGIIYLNNQNQKGIMQRVEKLGLEVIELIPFQTHIYLREGHPLAQKEELVMEDLADLPTVRFTQEKDEYLYYSENFVDTSASSLMFNVTDRATLNGILERTDAYATGSGFLDSDSVNGITVIRLKDNLDNRMVYVKREEVELSQAGTLFVEVMQEYFDQKRKS; encoded by the coding sequence ATGAACATTCAACAATTACGCTATGTTGTTGCTATTGCGAATAGTGGTACTTTTCGTGAAGCTGCTGAAAAGATGTATGTGAGTCAGCCGAGTCTGTCTATTTCTGTGCGCGATTTGGAAAAAGAGTTAGGCTTTAAAATTTTCCGTCGGACGAGTTCGGGGACATTTTTGACTCGTCGTGGAATGGAATTTTATGAGAAAGCGCAAGAATTGGTCAAAGGCTTTGATGTTTTTCAAAATCAGTATGCCAATCCTGAGGAAGAAAAGGATGAATTTTCCATTGCCAGTCAGCACTATGATTTCTTGCCACCAACGATTACGGCTTTTTCAGAACGCTATCCTGACTACAAAAACTTCCGTATTTTTGAGTCCACTACCGTTCAAATCCTAGATGAAGTAGCTCAGGGTCACAGTGAGATTGGGATTATCTACCTTAATAATCAAAATCAAAAGGGAATTATGCAACGGGTTGAGAAGCTTGGTTTAGAAGTTATTGAACTAATTCCTTTCCAGACTCACATTTATCTTCGTGAAGGACATCCTTTAGCACAGAAAGAGGAATTGGTCATGGAGGACCTAGCAGATTTACCAACAGTTCGGTTTACTCAGGAAAAGGACGAGTACCTATACTATTCAGAGAACTTTGTCGACACCAGCGCGAGCTCCCTAATGTTTAATGTGACCGACCGTGCTACTTTGAATGGTATTTTGGAGCGGACGGATGCTTATGCGACTGGATCTGGATTTTTAGATAGCGACAGTGTTAATGGGATTACAGTCATTCGTCTCAAGGATAATCTAGATAACCGCATGGTCTATGTCAAACGGGAAGAAGTTGAGCTTAGTCAAGCTGGGACTCTTTTCGTAGAAGTCATGCAAGAATATTTTGATCAAAAGAGGAAATCATGA
- a CDS encoding DUF1934 domain-containing protein, producing the protein MKIRMRNTIQFDEQLEVIDQLYDVEVREKGDYHYLLFYNEEKEKVVLKFHEEELVMTRFSNPKTIMRFLKDSDSLAYIPTPMGMQEFIIQTSHYKLDGQKIELAYQLQNQEGHPFASYQLEITWG; encoded by the coding sequence GTGAAGATTCGGATGCGAAATACGATTCAGTTTGATGAGCAGTTGGAAGTCATTGACCAACTCTATGACGTGGAAGTGCGTGAAAAGGGAGATTATCACTATCTGCTTTTCTACAATGAGGAAAAGGAAAAAGTGGTTCTCAAGTTTCATGAAGAAGAACTGGTGATGACCCGTTTTTCCAATCCGAAGACCATTATGAGATTTCTAAAGGATAGTGATAGTTTAGCCTATATTCCTACACCTATGGGCATGCAGGAGTTTATCATCCAAACGAGTCACTACAAACTGGATGGGCAAAAGATTGAGCTAGCCTATCAACTGCAAAACCAAGAGGGACACCCCTTTGCCAGCTATCAATTAGAAATCACTTGGGGATAA
- a CDS encoding RluA family pseudouridine synthase, which yields MEIKIETGGQRLDKALSDLTELSRSLANEQIKAGQVLVNGQAKKAKYTVQEGDVVTYHVPEPEVLEYVAENLPLEIIYQDEDVAVVNKPQGMVVHPSAGHTSGTLVNALMYHIKDLSGINGVLRPGIVHRIDKDTSGLLMIAKNDEAHLALAQELKDKKSLRKYWAIVHGNLPNDRGVIEAPIGRSEKDRKKQAVTAKGKPAVTRFHVLERFGDYSLLELQLETGRTHQIRVHMAYIGHPIAGDEVYGPRKTLKGHGQFLHAKTLGFTHPRTGETLEFTADIPEIFKETLERLRKTENR from the coding sequence ATGGAAATAAAAATTGAAACTGGTGGGCAACGACTAGACAAGGCTCTGTCGGATCTGACAGAATTGTCACGCAGTCTCGCGAATGAACAAATCAAGGCTGGACAAGTCTTGGTGAATGGGCAAGCCAAGAAAGCAAAATACACTGTCCAAGAGGGGGATGTCGTCACTTATCACGTGCCAGAACCAGAGGTTTTAGAATATGTGGCTGAGAATCTGCCGCTCGAGATTATCTACCAAGATGAGGATGTAGCCGTTGTTAACAAACCTCAAGGCATGGTGGTCCATCCGAGCGCCGGTCATACAAGTGGAACCTTGGTCAATGCCCTCATGTACCATATCAAGGATTTGTCAGGTATCAATGGGGTTCTCCGACCGGGTATCGTTCACCGTATTGATAAGGATACGTCTGGTCTCCTTATGATTGCGAAGAATGACGAGGCCCACTTGGCACTTGCCCAAGAACTCAAGGACAAGAAGTCTCTACGTAAATACTGGGCGATTGTTCATGGCAATCTTCCCAATGATCGTGGTGTCATTGAAGCGCCGATTGGTCGTAGTGAAAAAGACCGTAAGAAACAGGCTGTGACTGCTAAAGGAAAGCCTGCAGTAACACGTTTTCACGTCTTGGAACGCTTTGGAGATTATAGTTTGCTAGAGTTGCAACTGGAAACAGGGCGTACTCACCAAATCCGTGTTCATATGGCTTATATTGGCCATCCAATCGCTGGTGATGAAGTCTATGGTCCTCGTAAGACTTTGAAAGGACATGGACAATTTCTCCATGCCAAGACTCTAGGCTTTACCCATCCGAGAACAGGTGAAACCTTGGAGTTCACAGCAGATATTCCAGAAATTTTTAAAGAAACGCTGGAAAGATTGCGTAAAACTGAGAATAGATAA
- a CDS encoding YoaK family protein, translating into MRLLPIRKISRQSKRLALFLTFCAGYVDAYTFIVRGNTLVAGQTGNVVFLSVGLIQQNVSDASAKVMTLLSFMMGIFFLTLYKEKLRIVKKPILSLIPLAVLSLIIGFVPKTVDNIYLVPPLAFCMGLVTTAFGEVSGIAYNNAFMTGNIKRTMLAFGDYFRTKHTPFLREGLIFVSLLSSFVFGVIFSAYLTIYYQEKTILGIPLMMSIFYISMLFASWRKKGKEKA; encoded by the coding sequence ATGAGATTATTACCAATAAGAAAAATATCACGTCAGTCTAAGCGACTAGCGCTTTTTTTGACTTTTTGTGCAGGATATGTCGATGCTTATACTTTTATCGTGCGAGGGAACACCCTTGTGGCTGGACAAACTGGGAATGTGGTTTTTCTTTCTGTAGGACTCATTCAGCAGAATGTCTCGGATGCCAGTGCCAAAGTAATGACCTTGCTTTCCTTTATGATGGGTATCTTTTTTCTGACATTGTATAAGGAAAAACTTCGAATTGTTAAAAAACCGATTTTATCCTTGATTCCACTTGCAGTCCTGTCCCTAATTATTGGCTTTGTACCGAAAACTGTTGATAATATCTATCTCGTACCGCCATTGGCCTTCTGTATGGGACTGGTGACAACTGCTTTTGGAGAAGTGTCAGGTATTGCCTATAATAATGCTTTTATGACAGGGAATATCAAACGTACCATGTTAGCTTTTGGGGATTATTTTCGGACCAAACATACGCCTTTCCTACGAGAGGGCTTGATTTTTGTTAGCTTGCTTAGCAGTTTTGTCTTTGGAGTCATTTTTTCGGCTTATTTGACGATTTACTATCAGGAGAAGACAATTCTAGGTATTCCTCTTATGATGAGTATCTTTTACATCAGTATGCTTTTTGCTTCTTGGAGAAAAAAAGGGAAAGAAAAAGCTTAA
- the proC gene encoding pyrroline-5-carboxylate reductase, giving the protein MKIGFIGLGNMGASLAKAVLQAKTGAQILLANRSQAKVDAFITNFSGQASSNEEIFAEADVIFLGVKPAQFSDLLSQYQTILEKRESLLLISMAAGLTLEKLARLLPSHHRIIRIMPNTPVAIGQGVISYAMSANCRTEDSELFCQLLAKAGLLVELRDGLIDAATGLAGCGPAFVYLFIEALADAGVKTGLPRETALKMAAQTVVGAGQMVLESQQHPGVLKDQVCSPGGSTIAGVASLEEHAFRGAVMDAVHQAYKRTQELGK; this is encoded by the coding sequence ATGAAGATTGGATTTATCGGTTTGGGGAATATGGGAGCTAGTTTGGCCAAGGCTGTTTTGCAGGCCAAGACGGGTGCTCAGATTCTCCTTGCCAATCGTAGTCAAGCAAAAGTAGATGCTTTCATCACTAATTTTAGCGGTCAGGCTTCCAGCAATGAAGAAATATTTGCAGAAGCAGATGTGATTTTTCTAGGAGTGAAGCCTGCACAGTTTTCAGACTTGCTTTCTCAATATCAGACCATTCTTGAAAAACGAGAAAGTCTTCTTTTGATTTCCATGGCAGCTGGACTGACCTTGGAAAAACTGGCTAGACTTCTTCCAAGTCACCACCGAATCATTCGCATCATGCCCAATACTCCAGTGGCTATCGGGCAAGGAGTGATTAGTTATGCCATGTCAGCAAACTGTCGTACTGAGGACAGTGAACTCTTTTGTCAACTCTTAGCCAAGGCTGGTCTCTTGGTCGAGCTTAGAGATGGCTTAATCGATGCGGCGACAGGTCTCGCAGGTTGTGGACCAGCTTTTGTCTATCTCTTTATCGAGGCTTTGGCAGATGCGGGTGTAAAGACAGGATTGCCACGAGAAACGGCTTTGAAAATGGCAGCCCAAACAGTAGTCGGCGCAGGACAAATGGTCCTCGAAAGTCAGCAACATCCTGGAGTCTTGAAAGACCAAGTTTGTAGCCCAGGAGGTTCGACTATCGCTGGTGTAGCAAGTCTGGAAGAACATGCCTTTAGAGGCGCAGTCATGGACGCAGTTCATCAAGCCTATAAACGAACACAAGAACTAGGTAAATAA
- a CDS encoding glutamate-5-semialdehyde dehydrogenase — translation MVSTQEQFEQVQAVKKSINTASEAVKNQALLAMADHLLEATEEILAANALDMAAAKGKISDVMLDRLYLDAGRIEAMANGIREVVALPDPIGEVLETSQLENGLVITKKRVAMGVIGIIYESRPNVTSDAAALALKSGNAVVLRSGKDAYQTAYAIVTALKKGLETTAIHPEVIQLVEDTSRESSYAMMKAKGYLDLLIPRGGAGLINAVVENAIVPVIETGTGIVHVYVDKDADEDKALSIINNAKTSRPSVCNAMEVLLVHEDKAADFLPRLEQVLVTSRKEDGLEPIQFRLDEKASQFLSGRAAEAQDFDTEFLDYILAVKVVSSLEEAVEHIEAHSTHHSDAIMTENAEAATYFTDQVDSAAVYVNASTRFTDGGQFGLGCEMGISTQKLHARGPMGLKELTSYKYVVTGNGQIRE, via the coding sequence ATGGTAAGTACACAAGAACAATTTGAACAGGTACAGGCTGTTAAGAAATCAATCAATACTGCCAGCGAAGCAGTGAAAAACCAAGCCTTGCTAGCTATGGCTGATCATTTATTGGAAGCTACTGAGGAGATTTTAGCGGCCAATGCCCTCGATATGGCAGCGGCCAAGGGAAAAATCTCAGATGTTATGCTAGACCGTCTTTATTTGGATGCAGGACGTATAGAAGCGATGGCAAATGGGATTCGTGAAGTGGTTGCTTTACCAGATCCTATTGGTGAAGTCCTAGAAACAAGTCAGCTTGAAAATGGCTTGGTTATTACCAAGAAACGTGTGGCCATGGGGGTTATTGGTATTATCTATGAAAGTCGTCCAAATGTGACGTCTGATGCGGCTGCCTTGGCTCTCAAGAGTGGGAATGCGGTCGTTCTTCGTAGTGGTAAGGACGCCTACCAAACAGCTTATGCTATTGTCACAGCCTTGAAGAAGGGCTTGGAGACAACTGCCATTCATCCAGAGGTGATTCAACTGGTGGAAGATACCAGCCGTGAAAGTAGCTATGCCATGATGAAGGCCAAGGGTTATCTAGACCTTCTCATTCCTCGTGGAGGTGCTGGCTTGATCAATGCTGTGGTTGAAAATGCTATCGTACCTGTTATCGAGACAGGAACTGGAATTGTTCATGTCTATGTGGATAAGGATGCCGATGAAGACAAGGCTCTATCTATCATCAACAATGCTAAAACCAGTCGTCCTTCTGTCTGCAATGCTATGGAGGTTTTATTGGTTCATGAAGACAAGGCAGCGGATTTCCTTCCTCGCTTGGAGCAAGTTCTGGTTACAAGTCGGAAAGAAGATGGGCTGGAACCGATTCAATTCCGCTTGGATGAGAAAGCAAGTCAGTTTCTTTCAGGTCGAGCAGCTGAGGCCCAAGACTTTGACACTGAGTTTTTAGATTATATTCTAGCGGTTAAGGTCGTGAGCAGTTTAGAAGAAGCGGTTGAGCATATTGAAGCTCACAGTACCCATCATTCAGATGCCATTATGACAGAAAATGCTGAAGCTGCAACTTACTTTACAGATCAAGTAGATTCAGCAGCAGTTTATGTCAATGCCTCGACTCGTTTCACTGATGGTGGCCAGTTTGGTCTTGGATGTGAGATGGGGATTTCTACTCAGAAACTGCATGCGCGTGGGCCTATGGGCTTGAAAGAGTTGACCAGCTACAAGTATGTGGTTACTGGTAATGGACAGATAAGGGAGTAA
- the rpmA gene encoding 50S ribosomal protein L27, with protein MLKMTLNNLQLFAHKKGGGSTSNGRDSQAKRLGAKAADGQTVTGGSILYRQRGTHIYPGVNVGRGGDDTLFAKVEGVVRFERKGRDKKQVSVYPIAK; from the coding sequence ATGTTAAAAATGACTCTTAACAACTTGCAACTTTTCGCCCACAAAAAAGGTGGAGGTTCTACATCAAACGGACGTGATTCACAAGCGAAACGTCTTGGGGCTAAAGCAGCTGACGGACAAACTGTAACAGGTGGATCAATCCTTTACCGTCAACGTGGTACACACATCTATCCAGGTGTAAACGTTGGACGTGGTGGAGACGATACTTTGTTCGCTAAAGTTGAAGGCGTAGTACGCTTTGAACGTAAAGGACGCGATAAAAAACAAGTTTCTGTTTACCCAATCGCAAAATAA
- a CDS encoding ribosomal-processing cysteine protease Prp codes for MIQAVFERAEDGELRSAEITGHAESGEYGLDVVCASVSTLAINFINSIEKFAGYEPILELNEDEGGYLKVEIPADLPSHQREMTQLFFESFFLGMANLSENSSEFVQTRVITEN; via the coding sequence ATGATACAAGCAGTCTTTGAGAGAGCCGAAGATGGCGAGCTGAGGAGTGCGGAAATTACTGGACACGCCGAGAGTGGCGAATACGGCTTAGATGTCGTGTGTGCATCGGTTTCTACGCTTGCCATTAACTTTATCAATTCCATTGAGAAATTTGCAGGCTATGAACCAATCTTAGAATTAAACGAAGATGAAGGTGGCTATCTAAAGGTTGAAATACCAGCGGATCTTCCTTCGCACCAGAGAGAAATGACGCAGTTATTCTTCGAATCATTTTTCTTAGGTATGGCAAACTTATCGGAGAACTCTTCTGAGTTCGTCCAAACCAGAGTTATCACAGAAAACTAA
- a CDS encoding Gfo/Idh/MocA family protein: MLKLGVIGTGAISHHFIEAAHASGEYQLVAVYSRKLETATTFASRYQNIQLFDQLEDFFKSSFDVVYIASPNSLHFVQAKAALSAGKHVILEKPAVTQPQEWLDLRQTAEKNHCFIFEAARNYHEEAFTTIKNFLADKQILGADFNYAKYSSKMPNLLAGQTPNVFSDRFAGGALMDLGIYPIYAAVRLFGKAQDATYQAQQLDNSIDLNGDGILFYPDFQVHIKAGKNITSNLPCEIYTADGTLTLNTIEHVHSAIFTNHQGNQVQLPIQQAPHTMTEEAAAFAHMIQQPDQTLYQNWLNDAGSVHDLLYTMRQTAGIRFEAEK; encoded by the coding sequence ATGCTTAAATTAGGTGTCATCGGAACAGGGGCTATCAGCCATCATTTCATAGAAGCAGCCCATGCTAGCGGAGAATACCAGCTGGTTGCAGTCTATTCTAGAAAACTAGAAACTGCCACAACCTTTGCTTCTCGCTATCAGAATATTCAACTCTTTGATCAATTAGAAGACTTCTTTAAGTCTTCCTTTGATGTAGTCTATATCGCTAGTCCAAACTCCTTGCATTTTGTGCAAGCCAAGGCTGCCTTGTCTGCTGGTAAGCACGTCATTCTTGAAAAGCCAGCTGTCACTCAGCCACAAGAATGGCTAGATTTAAGGCAAACGGCTGAGAAAAATCACTGTTTTATCTTTGAGGCAGCTCGTAATTACCACGAGGAAGCCTTTACTACTATTAAGAATTTTTTAGCAGACAAGCAAATCTTAGGCGCAGATTTCAACTATGCCAAGTATTCTTCCAAGATGCCGAACTTGTTGGCTGGGCAGACGCCAAATGTCTTTTCAGATCGTTTTGCTGGTGGAGCCCTTATGGATTTGGGGATTTATCCTATCTATGCCGCTGTTCGTCTCTTTGGAAAGGCTCAGGACGCGACTTATCAGGCTCAACAGCTTGACAATAGCATTGACCTAAATGGCGACGGTATCCTCTTCTACCCTGACTTTCAAGTTCACATTAAAGCTGGGAAAAACATCACTTCCAATCTCCCTTGCGAGATTTACACAGCAGATGGAACCTTGACACTCAACACGATTGAGCATGTCCACTCAGCTATTTTTACCAACCACCAAGGAAATCAAGTCCAACTCCCTATCCAACAGGCTCCTCATACAATGACTGAGGAAGCAGCTGCATTTGCACACATGATCCAGCAACCAGACCAGACGCTTTACCAGAACTGGCTGAATGATGCAGGTTCTGTTCATGACCTATTATATACCATGCGCCAGACTGCTGGCATTAGATTTGAGGCAGAAAAATGA
- the proB gene encoding glutamate 5-kinase — protein sequence MKYKRIVFKVGTSSLTNEDGSLSRSKVKAITQQLAMLHEARHELILVSSGAVAAGFGALGFKKRPTKIADKQASAAVGQGLLLEEYTTNLLMRQIVSAQILLTQDDFVDKRRYKNAHQALSVLLHRGAIPIINENDSVVIDELKVGDNDTLSAQVAAMVQADLLVLLTDVDGLYTGNPNSDPTAKRLEKIETINREIIDMAGGAGSSNGTGGMLTKIKAATIATESGVPVYICSSLKSDALIEAAEETKDGSYFVAQEKGLRTQKQWLAFYAQSQGTIWVDGGAAEALSKNGKSLLLSGVVEVEGNFSYHDIVTVADKETGQSLGKGRVQFGVSALEDMLRSQKAKGVLIHRDDWISITPEIQLLFTEF from the coding sequence ATGAAGTACAAACGAATCGTCTTTAAGGTGGGGACCTCCTCCTTGACAAATGAAGACGGGAGTTTATCAAGAAGCAAAGTAAAGGCAATTACCCAGCAATTGGCTATGCTGCATGAGGCTAGACATGAGTTGATTTTAGTGTCATCTGGGGCAGTAGCTGCTGGATTTGGAGCTTTGGGTTTTAAAAAACGTCCGACCAAGATTGCAGATAAACAAGCTTCGGCTGCAGTTGGTCAGGGACTTTTGTTGGAGGAATATACAACCAACCTCCTCATGCGCCAGATCGTTTCTGCACAAATCTTGCTGACACAGGATGATTTTGTAGATAAACGTCGCTATAAGAATGCCCATCAGGCCTTGTCTGTATTGCTTCATCGTGGTGCAATCCCCATCATCAACGAGAATGACAGTGTCGTTATTGATGAGCTCAAGGTGGGGGACAATGACACTCTGAGTGCCCAGGTAGCGGCGATGGTTCAAGCAGACCTTTTAGTTCTCTTGACCGATGTGGACGGTCTCTATACTGGAAATCCCAACTCAGATCCAACAGCCAAACGTTTGGAGAAAATCGAGACTATCAATCGTGAGATTATTGATATGGCTGGTGGAGCAGGTTCGTCAAACGGTACTGGGGGCATGCTGACAAAAATAAAAGCTGCAACTATTGCGACGGAGTCAGGTGTACCAGTCTATATTTGCTCCTCTTTGAAATCAGATGCCTTGATTGAGGCAGCGGAGGAGACCAAGGATGGTTCTTACTTTGTTGCGCAAGAGAAGGGCCTTCGTACTCAGAAGCAATGGCTGGCCTTCTATGCTCAAAGTCAGGGAACGATTTGGGTAGATGGTGGAGCTGCAGAGGCACTTTCAAAAAACGGGAAAAGTCTCCTTTTATCGGGTGTGGTAGAAGTGGAAGGAAACTTCTCTTACCACGATATTGTAACAGTAGCAGATAAAGAAACAGGTCAATCTCTTGGAAAGGGACGTGTCCAATTTGGCGTCTCAGCTCTAGAAGATATGCTCCGTTCTCAAAAAGCTAAGGGAGTCTTGATTCACCGTGATGACTGGATTTCCATCACTCCTGAAATCCAGCTGCTCTTTACAGAATTTTAG
- the lspA gene encoding signal peptidase II encodes MKKRGIVAVIILLLIGLDQWVKAYVLQQIPLGEVRSWIPNLVSLTYLQNRGAAFSMLQDQQWLFAVITLVVMVGAIWYLHKHMEDSLWMVFGLTLIIAGGLGNFIDRMSQGFVVDMFHLDFINFAIFNVADSYLTVGVIVLLIAMLKEEVNGNKN; translated from the coding sequence ATGAAAAAAAGAGGAATAGTGGCAGTCATTATACTGCTTTTGATTGGGCTGGATCAGTGGGTTAAAGCCTATGTTCTCCAGCAGATTCCACTGGGTGAAGTGCGTTCGTGGATACCCAATCTTGTTAGCTTGACCTATCTGCAAAATAGAGGAGCAGCCTTCTCCATGCTGCAAGATCAGCAGTGGTTATTTGCTGTTATTACACTGGTCGTTATGGTCGGTGCCATTTGGTATCTACATAAACACATGGAGGATTCTCTCTGGATGGTTTTTGGACTGACCCTGATAATAGCGGGAGGTCTGGGCAACTTTATCGACAGAATGAGTCAAGGTTTTGTGGTGGATATGTTTCACCTAGACTTTATCAACTTTGCGATTTTCAATGTTGCTGACAGCTATTTGACAGTTGGTGTGATTGTTTTATTGATTGCAATGCTTAAAGAGGAAGTAAATGGAAATAAAAATTGA
- the rplU gene encoding 50S ribosomal protein L21: MSTYAIIKTGGKQVKVEVGQAVYVEKLNVEAGQEVTFNEVVLVGGENTVVGTPLVAGATVVGTVEKQGKQKKVVTYKYKPKKGSHRKQGHRQPYTKVVINAINA; encoded by the coding sequence ATGAGCACATACGCAATTATCAAAACTGGCGGAAAACAAGTTAAAGTTGAAGTTGGTCAAGCAGTTTACGTTGAAAAATTGAACGTTGAAGCTGGTCAAGAAGTTACTTTTAACGAAGTTGTTCTTGTTGGTGGTGAAAACACTGTTGTCGGAACTCCACTTGTTGCTGGAGCTACTGTAGTTGGAACTGTTGAAAAACAAGGAAAACAAAAGAAAGTTGTTACTTACAAGTACAAACCTAAAAAAGGTAGCCACCGTAAACAAGGTCACCGTCAACCATATACAAAAGTTGTCATCAACGCGATCAACGCTTAA
- a CDS encoding DEAD/DEAH box helicase yields MKTKLPTEWQELSDQLGFQEFTPIQTQLFEPILAGENLLGVSPTGTGKTLAYLLPSLLRLKKKKAQQILILAPNTELAGQIFDVCKTWAEAIGLTAQLFLSGSSQKRQIERLKKGPEILIGTPGRIFELIKLKKIKMMNVETIILDEFDQLLDDSQIHFVEKITHYAPRDHQLIYMSATTKFDQEKIAPNTRTIDLSDQKLDNIQHFYMQVDQRHRVDMLRKLAHVEDFRGLVFFNSLSDLGSAEEKLQYRDILAVSLASDVNIKFRKVILEKFKDNQLTLLLATDLLARGIDIDSLECVVNFDVPRDTETYTHRAGRTGRMGKEGYVITLVTHPEELKKLKKFANVREIVLKNQELYIK; encoded by the coding sequence ATGAAAACCAAACTACCGACTGAATGGCAAGAACTGAGTGACCAACTCGGTTTCCAAGAATTCACCCCCATTCAAACTCAACTATTTGAGCCTATACTTGCTGGAGAAAACCTCCTAGGAGTAAGCCCGACAGGAACTGGTAAGACCCTCGCTTACTTACTCCCAAGTCTACTCAGACTGAAAAAGAAAAAAGCCCAACAGATCTTGATCCTAGCACCAAATACAGAACTAGCTGGACAGATTTTTGACGTGTGTAAAACCTGGGCTGAAGCTATTGGTTTAACAGCTCAACTCTTCCTATCAGGCTCCAGTCAGAAACGCCAGATTGAACGCCTTAAAAAAGGACCAGAAATTCTAATTGGAACTCCTGGCCGTATCTTTGAGTTGATTAAATTGAAAAAAATCAAGATGATGAATGTGGAAACCATCATTCTGGATGAATTTGACCAATTGCTCGATGATTCTCAGATTCACTTTGTCGAGAAAATCACTCACTACGCACCTCGTGACCACCAACTCATCTACATGAGTGCGACGACCAAGTTTGACCAAGAAAAGATTGCACCAAACACGCGCACCATTGATCTCTCTGATCAAAAACTGGACAACATCCAACATTTCTACATGCAGGTAGACCAACGTCACCGAGTAGATATGCTACGAAAATTGGCTCATGTAGAGGATTTCCGCGGACTAGTTTTCTTTAATAGCCTATCAGATCTTGGAAGTGCAGAAGAAAAATTACAGTATCGCGATATCTTGGCTGTTTCCCTCGCTAGCGATGTCAATATTAAATTTCGAAAAGTTATCTTGGAAAAGTTTAAAGATAACCAACTGACCCTGCTCCTTGCAACTGACCTTCTGGCTCGTGGAATTGATATCGATAGCCTAGAATGTGTCGTAAACTTTGACGTCCCAAGAGATACTGAAACCTACACTCACCGGGCAGGACGTACAGGTCGCATGGGTAAAGAGGGCTATGTCATCACTCTTGTAACCCATCCCGAAGAACTTAAAAAACTCAAGAAGTTTGCAAATGTACGTGAAATTGTCCTAAAAAACCAAGAACTCTATATCAAATAA